ctccataataaatattttaattaattaagaaatcaGTATCACTTTTGTATCTGAGATTGTATCTACTTAGTGAAATTCTCACTtatgatttaaaagaaaattaaaaagtaatgaaGGAAGGGaaacaattgtttatatttgacgTAAAGTCATAAGCAAAATGATTAAGGaaggtttgtttttaatatattttgagcatttataaagatttattttcgaatttttattatttacttttcgtcaaatatacatataaaatataattgtcttTAGACCAGGCCGATCAACACGAACAAAGGGTTGCAGCTCTGAAGGCAATACACCTTGTAAGTCAAATTTTAGACGAAGCCTATGTCATCGCTAATGCGGCAAGAGAATCAGGCAAGTATTATACCAATATTAGGAATCATAAGTATTAGTACTTAAAAGTATTGAAAATTAATGAACAacggatttaaaaaatatatgtaatcatTGATCATATTTTTGTAGGAGAACCTTGGCTTTATATCTCAATGTTGAAAAGTTTAAGGAACGAAAGGTCATACGACGTAGATGATGAAGATACCACATTTGTGGCTTCGAAAGGCGACAGTGATCTGAATGAAAATAAGATGGAGATGGTTGCCAATGTTATTGCTACATCGACACCTCAGAAAATAGCAGGTATAATTAGTCAGCCAATGTTAATTGACCTATGgaataatacatatttcagGATATTTTGTTAATTCTATTATCCTATagaattaatgaaattaatattgtacgAATAAAAGATGACaattctttaattattgttttttggtCTCTGAAATATTTAGGTGACAGAAGTTATACAACTGAATCCAACTTTATCGGGCAAGGCGATGAAGAGATAGACCTGGTAATCATTAACAGCAACACCTTTGATTTTAGATACGAACGTATTTTGCTTATTTACTTCCCTCTTTTCTTAGGAACAAGGTCATCTGGCGAACTCAACATCAGTGTTTATCAACAATCTCTTTGACATGAGCGAAGTAGAACACGTTATCTTTTGCGATGATAATATTGCGAAACATACCACAGAATCTAATGAACTTCTAACTCAAACAATGACTAAGATTATGGAATCTTACATTAATACAGCGCTTGGTATAGCTTTTGAAGAACATCCTGTTAATTATGGTGTTTCTGAAATACCTTCGAGGAGTACAGAATACTCTGAATACTCGTTCTTGGGTGATGCAATTCCTGCtgatattactaaaaatattggattttgCATCCAAGAAAATACTAAATGCGTGAATGAGCAGAGTGGTGATGTTGCAGCTACGTCTACAATGCATAATTCTGAGGTGATacatcaaatttttttttatgtactctatgaaaaaaaaatttggtacagaatatttttaatataacatgcAGGTTTCAATGAACGCTGTAGAAGAATTTTATGTTGATGTCAACAAAGGAGATGAAGTTGCTCTTTACGAGAATACTTACTTGACTTTGAAtcgtaagttatttttatactcaTAAGATGAAACCGCAATGCATCGGAATGTAACTGTATATCTGAGTACCTATTGCTGAGCCTTTAGCCTTTTGAACTTTATTACCCGGATATAGTACTCGTACATACTCGTATACTAGTGTTAAATGCtacattgttttttctttaatcgcTATTTAGGGGATTATGAACAATATTCCGACGATGGAGAACCTATACTTCAAGACCCTAAAGAGTTGACTCTTCAAGAAATTGAACTAATGACGGCCAATACTTCTGAAAACGATTTAGCACATTCTTTGGAGGAAAAAGAGGTATATAGTGCTATAAGACGTATccttacgtataaaataaacaacgtCCATTTTCTTTGCAAATTAATCAAACTTTTGTATTGCAGAcgaataataaaacttattttcgtTTTATCTTGTACAGAAACCAGAAGAACCAATAACCATTCCAGCAATATCAGGAGTACAAAGTGCTTCTCGTAAAGTTGGTTTGGTTCGTCGATGTCGTGACCAGGGTGCTAGGATTTGGTCTCGACTGAGAGGATGGTGGCGCCGGAAGACACCTGGTAAACatataaaagtaagtatttttgtacAAGTTTCCTTTAGAAtacatgtaatttatttatttatggaaaaatattatattgtttaattgtaTGATTTCTTGTTGTAATCTGGGTAGGATTATTCAAAGATTTcattattacaatacaattcCAGGGAACCCGAGTTTCTACCTTGGGCCATGGTATGTGCCCCCTATCCCCTGACGCTCGTCGCCGTGCTGCCAGCTTACTAGACCAGCGTCTACTTCGCTCGCCTTCACCTTCACGGCCTACTATTTGGAAGTTCAATACCGTCAATGAAGCCCTCGTCAATTCATCACGATGGAAAGAATACACTTTTGATGAAAGAACTGATGATTGAAGCTAATATTGACGTCACATTTAactattagtttatatttaaataatatattcttttatgcGTCGTCGGTTAAATGTGTTGCCAGTGCGTACacatgttgtttattttaacgtccttattaaattacattagtCATTCTGTCGCTTATTTTACTGACACCTTGTTTCCCGAGAGTGTATACCTCTCAGATTCGATCGAAATAGTTTAGCGTATATGTAGAATTACCATTGGGATTGGCGTTGCCCGATACTCTCTCACGAGGCAGGTGAAAACTCATCTCGTCTCGTTCCAACTAGTGCGAGCGGCGCGGCACCAAGTACACCGTAGAAACGTATCGAATGAGCCGAAAATAGAACGGTCGCGGATTCCTGGGCTAAATCTCAAATATCCAAACGAGAGCGCCATCTAAGCCAGTTAAAACCGTCCCGCGAAAAGTTACCGAGCCCCACTTCTTGTCTGAACGTCTGCCAGTGAAGACCGGGAGGGAACCAACTAACACCAAACAAAATGGTGAGTCACTGACGGCAGTGAAAATGTGAAAATGTGTATAGTGTGGAAACGGACTGTTAACATATAAGTGATAAATAACTTATGCCTGCCAGTTCCTCGTGAAGTTATTCCGCAGACCGGAAGTTCGCGAGCGACTCGGAAGCTGCAGATAATAAGTGTTGTGCTAGTAAATAAGTGAACCAAGATGGTATAGTATCTCTAGATGcacacaaatatttgcagaaaTGTGAAAGAACACACCAACTAATACCAAACCAATACACACATTTGCATGATACGGCACCAGTTACACAtggaataatgaaatatttttggtaattttcagAGCGACCTCAGCAAGAACGACATTGAAAGTGAGTataacatactttttaaatttatattatcaaaaaaatggGTATTATCTTTTGACGTCGTGATTATCGTTACAAAGTTTACTTTTTAAGTTTTGAATCGTGACTGtcaattgtaattatatagGGAGTGCGgttgttgaatattttaatttaaacattattacataaatgAGACGTCagttaaaatcataatatctaAGTTTAGCTCAGTTTCAAAAAAGGCGCGCGTTGCTAAGGGATGCCGGTGTGCGATGACGCTGGTAAGAGCGGCAGGCCATGCGCGCGCGCTTCGTCTAATTATAGATTTTGCGTCACGTGATCCCGCGCGGCCGCCCGCCCAAACAGAGAAACACCGCTCAGATTTCACTTCGGGCCCGCTGTGTTGTAGGCGTTGATAATAAGTGCACCACCTGGAATACCAACAAATGCCCCTCCAAGAATACCACTCGTATCCTGACACGTGTTTATAAATCAGCTGTCATTATCAAGGTCATAAAGTTATAATAGGGGGCTTTTATGGTTTGAATTGTAGGAAAATCAATTACGTCAATAAATGCGGGATATTGAGGAATAAAAAGCAGAATTTGCAACAAATCTTTTGTCGTATCTGATAGtttacatcaaataaaattttacagattttttatttattaagtgttataaaaaatacattggaACATAAGTAATTTTACGGAATCccttataattttatcaaaaagaaaatcaaatatataaacaattaaaacttcTTTGTTTAAATTGGGACACTGTTTCCATTGCGCCTAAAATTAGAATCTGACTCAGAACGTGGTGTGGAAATGTATTATTCTGAGCAAAGAATGTCCGCCCACGCGCGCTGTTTTTACGATTTCCAGAATGTAATCTGATTTAATACGCTTGAATATAACATGGAAAGCATTGCTTCGAATTCCAAACATCAATTTGCATTCAATAATTGGATTCATTATGTGGCAGTAAATCAACAAGATGTTATACAATGAAGTAACATTAGTTAAATTTTGCGTATGAATCAATCAAGCTAAAATAATCGAGTACGTTAAtctggattttttattttataagtaaaaattaagaGCATTGTTTTTTACTTTAAGTATACGTATTGACAAAAGTCCGTTTATTCAGGGGCATCCTTCGCCTTCTCCATCTACGATTTCGAAGGCAACGGCAAGATCGATGCCTACAACGTTGGTGACCTTCTGAGGGCGCTCAACTCCAACCCCACATTGGCCACCATCGAGAAACTCGGTGGTACCAAGAAGAAGGGCGAGAAGCAGCTTACggtactttgttttttatttttccattgcATTTAAATCATAATAGAGTGAAAAGTAAGATACACACATATACTATTAACgtttataatttagaaattgtttttaaatttatttgtaattatgaaGTAACGACATGAGCGTTAAATCAGATGTCCGTCGTATGTTGAACAATATTGCGTTTTTTccgtatgtattttaaattactttaatgcCAGAAATGCTCAGCAACCCATTAAAACCGATTTCAACTACACATAGCACCGGTATTTCAAGTTGTCATTCTTAATTTCTAACTTTAAAAATTGTCGTTGCAGCTTGAAGAGTTCCTTCCCATCTATAGCCAAGCCAAGAAAGACAAAGACCAGGGCTGCTACGAGGACTTCTTGGAATGTCTGAAGCTGTACGACAAGAACGAGAATGGTCTTATGCTTGGCGCTGAACTCACACACACGCTCCTTGCGTTAGGtaagagatttttatttttactttactataaaataaaagagttattgtttacaattttaaacaatataaagcatctttgtagatattttgtgtatatttttctgTGCTATCTCAGCTTCTCTTTTAAACTTTATCTATTGTAGTAGTGAGAAgtaaaatacctttgttttcatttatgatTAAACGACAAAATGAAACTAATGGAGTC
This genomic stretch from Manduca sexta isolate Smith_Timp_Sample1 chromosome 21, JHU_Msex_v1.0, whole genome shotgun sequence harbors:
- the LOC115444670 gene encoding uncharacterized protein LOC115444670, whose product is MIKEDQADQHEQRVAALKAIHLVSQILDEAYVIANAARESGEPWLYISMLKSLRNERSYDVDDEDTTFVASKGDSDLNENKMEMVANVIATSTPQKIAGDRSYTTESNFIGQGDEEIDLEQGHLANSTSVFINNLFDMSEVEHVIFCDDNIAKHTTESNELLTQTMTKIMESYINTALGIAFEEHPVNYGVSEIPSRSTEYSEYSFLGDAIPADITKNIGFCIQENTKCVNEQSGDVAATSTMHNSEVSMNAVEEFYVDVNKGDEVALYENTYLTLNRDYEQYSDDGEPILQDPKELTLQEIELMTANTSENDLAHSLEEKEKPEEPITIPAISGVQSASRKVGLVRRCRDQGARIWSRLRGWWRRKTPGKHIKGTRVSTLGHGMCPLSPDARRRAASLLDQRLLRSPSPSRPTIWKFNTVNEALVNSSRWKEYTFDERTDD
- the LOC119189995 gene encoding myosin light chain 1-like isoform X2, with protein sequence MSDLSKNDIERASFAFSIYDFEGNGKIDAYNVGDLLRALNSNPTLATIEKLGGTKKKGEKQLTLEEFLPIYSQAKKDKDQGCYEDFLECLKLYDKNENGLMLGAELTHTLLALGEKLDDNEVAEVTKDCMDAEDEDGMIPYAPFLKKVMV
- the LOC119189995 gene encoding myosin light chain 1-like isoform X1, yielding MSDLSKNDIERASFAFSIYDFEGNGKIDAYNVGDLLRALNSNPTLATIEKLGGTKKKGEKQLTLEEFLPIYSQAKKDKDQGCYEDFLECLKLYDKNENGLMLGAELTHTLLALGEKLDDNEVAEVTKDCMDAEDEDGMIPYAPFLRRMCDGWDPKRPKEAPAAAEGAAEAPAQG